Below is a genomic region from Pseudomonas extremaustralis.
AGGGCGGTGGCCGGGGCCTGTCCCTGGAGCGCATTGCCACTCTGGAAACCTTTGTGCAGGGCGATTTACGCCCTGATCTGACCTTGGTGTTCGATCTGCCGGTGGAAGTGGGCCTGGCCCGTGCCAGCGCACGTGGGCGTCTGGACCGCTTCGAACTGGAGGGGCAGGCATTTTTCGATGCGGTACGCACGGCGTTCCTCAAACGCGCCAAGGCCGAACCCGCACGTTATTACTTGCTGGACGCCGCCCAGCCGCTGGCCCAGGTACAGCGGGCCATCGATGCATTGCTGCCAGACCTGCTGGAGCGCGCCCGTGGCTGAAGCCTACCCTTGGCAGGACAGCCTCTGGCAGCAATTGGCCGGTCGTGCCCAGCATGCCCATGCCTATCTGCTGCATGGGCCGGTGGGGATCGGCAAGCGCGCACTCGCCGAACGCCTGATGGCCAGTCTATTGTGTCAACGACCGATCGACCTCGAAGCCTGCGGCACATGTAAATCCTGCCTGCTGCTCAA
It encodes:
- a CDS encoding dTMP kinase, translated to GGGRGLSLERIATLETFVQGDLRPDLTLVFDLPVEVGLARASARGRLDRFELEGQAFFDAVRTAFLKRAKAEPARYYLLDAAQPLAQVQRAIDALLPDLLERARG